The proteins below are encoded in one region of Flavobacterium sp. IMCC34852:
- a CDS encoding SPOR domain-containing protein has protein sequence MKYFHKAKLIFTALGVLFLSQKTFSQDKKVVVSQDPKFEQLLNEKRKINSSITINDRYKIQIFNGDSENSKKTLIDFKKENKNIDATIVFSTPAYKVWVGNFKTRIEAEKNLNELKKKYPNAFLIKPNK, from the coding sequence ATGAAATATTTCCACAAAGCGAAGCTTATTTTTACTGCCTTAGGAGTTTTATTTTTATCTCAAAAAACCTTTAGTCAGGATAAAAAAGTTGTGGTAAGTCAAGACCCGAAATTTGAGCAATTGCTAAATGAAAAAAGAAAAATAAACAGTTCTATCACCATCAATGATCGGTACAAAATTCAAATCTTCAATGGCGACAGTGAAAACTCTAAAAAAACATTGATCGATTTTAAAAAGGAAAATAAAAATATTGATGCCACTATAGTTTTCAGCACCCCGGCTTACAAGGTTTGGGTTGGCAATTTTAAAACTCGTATTGAAGCCGAAAAAAACCTTAACGAATTAAAGAAAAAGTATCCGAATGCTTTTTTGATTAAACCTAATAAATAA
- the infB gene encoding translation initiation factor IF-2, whose amino-acid sequence MSEGNIRINKVLRELNISLERAVDYLKDKGIAIEASPNTKISDDVYNILCGQFAGDKGNKEASKGVSEEIRKEKEALRLEREKEIEDKRKADEERQRLELIKAKAIVTAPKQVGKIDLEPKAPIAATPVETPKIAAEPQENVIKAKEVVPSPEVKVATPKAEVSPDTPVDETITTQYQKLSGATLTGQVIDLSQFNKPKKKKEEFKKDNNKPATPNDAQGANNNNANKNKRKRIAPKPGDKPAITSGGNTQGGGNKFGNKPGGFQKGARPAIVQKVEPTEEEVKNQIKETLERLQGKGNKSKAAKYRRDKRDTHRQRNEDEMQAIEEGSKVLKVTEFVTVGEIATMMDVPITKVIGTCMSLGIMVTMNQRLDAETLSIVADEFGYEVEFITTDIEENLEVVADKEEDLVHRAPIVTVMGHVDHGKTSLLDYIRKTNVIAGESGGITQHIGAYGVELDNGQKIAFLDTPGHEAFTAMRARGAQVTDIAIIVIAADDDIMPQTKEAISHAQAAGVPMIFAINKVDKPAANPEKIKEQLAGMNLLVEDWGGKYQSQDISAKAGTGVKELLEKVLLEAEILELKANPNKPALGTVVEAFLDKGRGYVSTVLVQAGTLRVGDYVLAGKNHGKVKAMHDERGHNILVAGPSTPISILGLDGAPTAGDKFNVFEDEREAKQIAAKRTQLLREQSVRTQKHITLAEIGRRIALGQFKELNIILKGDVDGSVEALSDSFSKLSTEEIQIRIIHKGVGAITESDVLLASASDAIIIGFNVRPSGNAKQLADKEEIDIRNYSIIYDAIDDLKDAMEGMLSPEMKEEITGTAEIREIFKVSKVGTIAGCMVTDGKIFRNSKIRLIREGVVIYTGELATLKRFKDDVKEVAKGYDCGMQIKNYNDIHEFDVIEAFQEVEVKKKLK is encoded by the coding sequence ATGTCTGAAGGAAATATTAGAATTAATAAAGTTTTAAGGGAATTAAATATTTCTTTGGAAAGAGCTGTGGATTATCTTAAGGATAAAGGCATTGCTATTGAAGCAAGTCCAAACACAAAAATTTCCGATGATGTATATAATATTCTTTGTGGTCAATTTGCCGGAGACAAAGGAAACAAAGAAGCTTCTAAAGGCGTAAGCGAAGAAATCAGAAAAGAAAAAGAAGCCCTTCGACTTGAAAGAGAAAAAGAAATTGAGGACAAGCGTAAAGCCGATGAAGAGCGTCAACGCTTGGAGTTAATCAAAGCAAAAGCGATTGTGACTGCTCCCAAACAAGTTGGTAAAATCGATTTAGAGCCTAAAGCTCCGATTGCAGCAACTCCGGTTGAAACGCCGAAAATTGCAGCAGAACCTCAAGAAAATGTTATCAAGGCTAAAGAAGTTGTTCCATCACCAGAAGTAAAAGTGGCAACGCCAAAAGCAGAAGTTTCTCCAGATACACCGGTAGATGAAACCATCACTACGCAATACCAAAAATTGTCAGGAGCTACGCTAACAGGTCAAGTGATTGATTTATCTCAATTTAATAAACCTAAAAAGAAAAAAGAGGAATTCAAAAAGGACAACAATAAACCCGCTACTCCGAATGATGCTCAAGGCGCAAATAACAATAACGCCAACAAAAATAAGCGCAAAAGAATAGCGCCAAAACCAGGCGATAAACCTGCGATAACCAGCGGTGGTAATACTCAAGGTGGCGGAAACAAATTTGGCAATAAACCAGGCGGATTCCAAAAAGGAGCTCGTCCGGCTATCGTTCAAAAGGTTGAACCAACGGAAGAAGAGGTTAAAAACCAAATTAAAGAAACCTTGGAGCGTCTTCAAGGGAAAGGAAATAAATCAAAAGCGGCTAAGTACAGAAGAGACAAACGTGATACGCACCGTCAAAGAAATGAAGACGAAATGCAAGCCATTGAAGAAGGAAGTAAAGTTCTAAAAGTAACCGAGTTTGTTACCGTAGGAGAAATTGCTACCATGATGGATGTGCCAATCACTAAAGTAATCGGAACATGTATGTCTTTGGGAATCATGGTAACCATGAACCAACGTTTAGATGCAGAAACACTTTCTATCGTAGCTGATGAGTTTGGTTACGAAGTAGAATTTATTACAACCGATATCGAGGAAAATCTTGAAGTAGTTGCCGATAAAGAAGAAGACTTAGTACACAGAGCTCCGATAGTAACGGTAATGGGTCACGTGGATCACGGTAAAACTTCATTGCTGGATTATATTCGTAAAACAAATGTAATCGCAGGAGAATCAGGAGGAATTACACAGCACATTGGCGCCTACGGAGTAGAATTAGACAATGGTCAAAAAATTGCTTTCTTAGATACACCGGGTCACGAAGCGTTTACCGCCATGCGTGCTCGTGGTGCTCAAGTTACAGACATTGCTATCATTGTGATTGCAGCGGATGATGACATCATGCCACAAACCAAAGAAGCCATCAGTCACGCTCAAGCAGCTGGTGTTCCTATGATATTTGCTATCAATAAAGTCGATAAACCGGCAGCAAATCCGGAAAAAATTAAAGAACAATTGGCCGGTATGAATTTATTGGTGGAAGATTGGGGAGGAAAATACCAATCCCAAGATATCTCTGCCAAAGCCGGAACCGGTGTAAAAGAATTACTTGAAAAAGTGTTATTAGAGGCCGAAATTTTAGAATTAAAAGCGAATCCTAATAAACCCGCTCTTGGAACTGTGGTAGAAGCATTCTTAGATAAAGGTAGAGGTTATGTGTCAACCGTTTTGGTACAAGCCGGAACTTTGCGCGTAGGAGATTATGTTTTGGCCGGAAAAAATCACGGTAAGGTAAAAGCCATGCACGATGAAAGAGGTCATAATATTTTAGTGGCCGGACCATCAACGCCAATTTCCATTTTAGGATTAGATGGTGCACCAACTGCCGGTGATAAGTTCAACGTATTTGAAGACGAAAGAGAAGCCAAACAAATTGCAGCCAAACGTACGCAATTATTACGTGAGCAATCGGTTCGTACCCAAAAACACATTACGTTGGCAGAGATTGGTCGTCGTATTGCTTTGGGCCAATTTAAAGAATTGAACATTATCTTAAAAGGAGACGTTGACGGTTCGGTAGAAGCGTTATCTGATTCCTTCTCTAAATTATCTACAGAAGAAATTCAAATCAGAATCATACACAAAGGAGTTGGTGCTATTACTGAATCTGACGTATTGTTGGCTTCAGCTTCTGATGCGATTATTATCGGATTTAATGTTCGACCTTCCGGAAATGCGAAGCAGTTGGCAGATAAAGAGGAAATCGATATCCGAAACTATTCTATTATCTATGATGCTATCGACGACTTGAAAGACGCGATGGAAGGTATGTTATCTCCGGAGATGAAAGAAGAAATCACCGGTACTGCGGAAATCCGCGAGATTTTCAAAGTATCCAAAGTGGGAACTATTGCAGGTTGTATGGTTACTGATGGTAAAATCTTCAGAAACTCTAAAATCCGCTTGATTCGTGAAGGAGTAGTAATTTACACGGGTGAATTAGCCACCTTAAAACGTTTCAAAGATGATGTGAAAGAAGTGGCTAAAGGCTACGATTGCGGTATGCAAATTAAGAACTACAATGATATTCATGAGTTCGATGTAATCGAAGCATTCCAAGAAGTGGAAGTGAAGAAAAAATTAAAATAA
- the nusA gene encoding transcription termination factor NusA, whose protein sequence is MENIALIESFSEFKDDKLIDRVTLMAILEDVFRNALKKKYGSDDNFDIIINPDKGDMEIWRNRVVVADGEVEDENQEIELSEARKIEPDFEVGEDVSEEVKLIDLGRRAILALRQNLISKIHEHDNTNLYKQFKDLIGEIYTAEVHHVRPRVVILVDDEGNEIVLPKEKQIPSDFFRKGDNVRGIIESVELKGNKPQIIMSRTADKFLEKLFEQEIPEVFDGLIMIKKVVRIPGEKAKVAVDSYDDRIDPVGACVGMKGSRIHGIVRELGNENIDVINYTNNLQLYITRALSPAKVSSVKIDEEKKRAEVFLKLEEVSKAIGRGGHNIKLAGLLTGYELDVIREGSAIEEDDVELTEFSDEIDGWVIDEFAKIGLDTARSILNQDVADLVRRTDLEEETILEVIKILKEEFED, encoded by the coding sequence ATGGAAAATATTGCATTAATCGAATCATTTTCAGAGTTTAAAGACGATAAACTTATTGATCGAGTAACGCTTATGGCGATTTTGGAGGATGTATTTAGAAACGCATTAAAAAAGAAATACGGTTCTGACGACAATTTTGACATCATTATCAATCCTGATAAAGGAGATATGGAGATTTGGAGAAATCGCGTGGTGGTAGCTGATGGTGAAGTGGAAGATGAAAATCAAGAAATTGAATTGTCTGAAGCCAGAAAAATTGAGCCCGATTTTGAAGTAGGAGAAGATGTTTCAGAAGAAGTAAAATTAATTGACTTAGGAAGAAGAGCGATTTTGGCTTTGCGTCAAAATTTGATTTCTAAAATTCACGAACACGACAATACCAATCTTTACAAACAATTTAAAGATTTAATCGGTGAAATTTATACGGCCGAAGTGCACCATGTTCGCCCAAGAGTTGTAATTTTGGTCGATGATGAAGGAAACGAAATCGTGTTGCCGAAAGAAAAACAAATTCCGTCTGACTTTTTCCGCAAAGGCGATAACGTTCGCGGAATCATTGAAAGCGTCGAATTGAAAGGAAATAAACCACAAATAATCATGTCAAGAACGGCAGATAAATTTTTGGAAAAATTATTCGAACAAGAAATTCCGGAAGTATTTGATGGTTTAATTATGATTAAAAAAGTAGTCAGAATTCCGGGTGAAAAAGCCAAAGTAGCCGTAGATTCTTATGACGACAGAATTGACCCGGTAGGTGCTTGTGTTGGAATGAAAGGTTCTCGTATCCACGGAATTGTTCGTGAATTAGGGAACGAAAATATTGACGTGATTAACTATACCAACAACCTACAGTTGTATATCACAAGAGCTTTAAGCCCTGCGAAAGTTTCTTCTGTTAAAATTGACGAAGAGAAAAAAAGAGCGGAAGTGTTCTTGAAATTAGAAGAAGTTTCCAAAGCGATTGGTCGTGGTGGTCACAATATCAAATTAGCCGGATTATTGACCGGTTATGAATTAGACGTAATCAGAGAAGGAAGTGCTATCGAAGAAGATGATGTGGAATTAACAGAGTTCTCAGATGAAATCGATGGATGGGTAATCGATGAGTTTGCCAAAATCGGATTGGATACTGCCAGAAGCATTCTGAACCAAGATGTGGCCGATTTAGTGAGAAGAACCGATTTAGAAGAAGAAACCATTTTAGAAGTAATAAAAATATTGAAAGAAGAGTTCGAGGACTAA
- the rimP gene encoding ribosome assembly cofactor RimP, whose protein sequence is MTFKEKVTNLLEEGLLENPSLFLVDLSISESYKITVTLDGDNGVTLQDCIDVSRMIENNLDREEQDFSLEVASAGVSTPLKLVRQYKKNIGRTLKVKTATETIEAKLEAASEEGIMLSWTAREPKKIGKGKETVEHKREIPYSEIKEAIVIIIFN, encoded by the coding sequence ATGACATTTAAAGAAAAAGTTACCAATTTATTAGAAGAAGGATTACTAGAAAACCCTTCGTTGTTTCTGGTAGATTTAAGCATTTCAGAGAGTTACAAAATTACCGTAACTTTGGATGGTGATAACGGGGTAACTTTGCAAGATTGTATTGATGTTAGTCGAATGATTGAAAACAATCTGGATCGAGAAGAACAAGATTTTTCTCTTGAAGTAGCTTCGGCAGGAGTTTCAACTCCGTTAAAGTTGGTAAGGCAATATAAAAAAAATATTGGTAGAACTTTAAAAGTAAAAACTGCTACCGAAACTATAGAAGCAAAATTAGAGGCAGCTTCAGAAGAAGGCATTATGCTTTCTTGGACTGCCAGGGAACCCAAAAAAATAGGAAAAGGAAAAGAAACGGTGGAGCACAAACGCGAAATTCCTTATTCAGAAATAAAAGAAGCAATTGTTATAATAATATTTAATTAA
- a CDS encoding universal stress protein, protein MKKILVPTDFSEHAGYALKVAAQIAKKNNGEIFLLHMLELPHQASDAVGSGHDLPEIMLFKNAAINRLEDLMDDPSLEGIKVSEIIQFELAFDGIMNISKKNDVDLIVMGSHGASGFKEMFIGSNAEKVVRNSDIPVLIIKKEAGNFEVNKFVFASDFADEIKKPFAKVVEFANKFDAELHLVMINTPSSFKPTHVAQEIMNDFVSNFTINKFSTHIYNDVNVESGVLNFTNNIDADLIGMSTHGRKGLAHFFNGSISEDLVNHALRPVVTFKI, encoded by the coding sequence ATGAAAAAAATCTTAGTCCCAACAGACTTTTCAGAACACGCCGGATACGCATTGAAAGTTGCGGCTCAAATCGCCAAAAAAAATAACGGGGAAATCTTTTTGCTTCACATGTTAGAATTACCACATCAGGCAAGCGATGCTGTTGGAAGCGGTCATGATTTACCGGAAATTATGCTTTTTAAGAATGCCGCCATCAACCGATTAGAAGACTTAATGGACGACCCGAGTTTGGAAGGTATAAAAGTTTCAGAGATTATTCAATTTGAATTGGCATTCGACGGCATCATGAATATCAGTAAAAAGAACGATGTTGATTTGATTGTAATGGGTTCACACGGCGCCAGCGGTTTTAAAGAAATGTTTATCGGTTCTAATGCTGAAAAGGTGGTTAGAAATTCTGATATTCCGGTCTTAATCATTAAGAAAGAAGCCGGTAATTTTGAAGTAAATAAATTTGTTTTTGCTTCTGACTTTGCAGACGAAATCAAAAAACCTTTTGCCAAGGTAGTAGAGTTTGCTAATAAATTTGACGCCGAATTACACTTGGTAATGATCAATACGCCAAGTAGTTTCAAACCTACTCACGTGGCCCAAGAAATAATGAATGATTTTGTTTCTAATTTTACTATCAATAAGTTTTCAACCCACATTTACAATGATGTAAATGTTGAAAGCGGTGTTTTGAATTTTACTAACAACATCGATGCCGATTTAATTGGAATGAGTACTCATGGCCGAAAAGGATTAGCGCATTTCTTCAATGGAAGTATTAGTGAAGATTTAGTAAATCACGCTCTTAGACCGGTAGTTACTTTTAAAATCTAA
- a CDS encoding glycosyltransferase family 117 protein, producing MMNFNFNKWNTILGWTTFTIALITYSLTVEPTMSFWDCGEYISTAAKLEVGHPPGAPLYQILGAFFAMFATSKETIALMVNMMSVFSSAFTILFMFWSSSILLKKIISSYTEVDQNKSVVILGSSLVGSLAFTFSDSFWASAVEAEVYAMASLLIALLFWLGLRWEQDMHTPKGNRWLLLISLVVGLSFGVHFMALLTIPSIGFLYYFKNWKTVTLKNFIMANIIIVAILLFIFKLLLPYTLAFFGKMEIFMVNSIGLPFNSGTIFAVLLIVVFFYFGLKYTREKGHPFYNTALLCILFVLIGFSTWMMLPIRANANVVINENKPSDAAEVLAYYNREQYGVNPLFYGPQYTDTFAGLDEDQPYLDKAPNYERDYKTGKYVIVNNYKNAEQNTDDNHKAVLPRLWSTDHIENYIQFTGVPKFTLNQNYPYEEDLAQYGVDLDSLSEEQVMQAVAQLKEEMQKNINEFKSAYQQKQIDNEDYVAFLKKYSDYLVVEKPSTWDNISFMIEYQFGYMYGRYLLWNFVGRQNDIQGRYDNLDGNWISGIKFVDEIHLGKGTQENLPDDVKNNKGRNVYYFLPFIIGLIGLMYHAQRDLKSFYVLLALFLFTSIALKIFLNERPFEPRERDYALVGSFYVFAIWLGFGVYAIYEIVSDYVKSKLVGPIIIGACLLAAPVLMASQNWDDHDRSNRYTATAMAKNYLNSCDKNAILFTIGDNDTFPLWYAQEIEGVRPDIKIINTQLFMTDWNIDQAKFKTYDAEGLPISFKHSEYVGDNLDYVAHIPKTDARWDIKGFIDFIKNPESTIELQNGQTIHFYPTNKIRIPVDKNTIIKNNVVNPKYHDSIVPYIDLDIKGSAMYKNRLMMLDVLANNNWKRPIYFTGGSFGDDDYLWMKDYLQLDGLVYKLVPVKTTVDKDNPYEMGQIDTDKMYNLVMKWDWGNGESTNIYHDPETRKNSISYRTNMARLMEQLINEGKKDKAKKVLDMAMTKMPMDYYGYYTMVEPFVGGYYAIGEKAKARQILEKLLTKYKQNLTYFAGIQPSIQNGIASDIITDIERYRSLLTLMKDRGDLEFYNKNKPAFNSLAQRFTRFGRELE from the coding sequence ATGATGAATTTTAACTTCAACAAGTGGAATACCATTTTAGGATGGACAACATTTACTATTGCTTTAATCACTTATTCATTAACTGTTGAGCCAACCATGAGTTTCTGGGACTGTGGCGAATACATCTCTACAGCCGCCAAATTGGAAGTTGGTCATCCGCCCGGAGCGCCACTTTACCAAATTCTCGGAGCTTTCTTTGCCATGTTTGCCACAAGCAAAGAAACCATAGCGCTGATGGTAAATATGATGTCTGTGTTTTCAAGTGCGTTCACCATTTTGTTCATGTTTTGGTCGTCTTCTATTTTGTTAAAGAAAATTATTTCCTCATACACGGAAGTAGACCAAAACAAATCTGTAGTTATTTTAGGAAGTTCACTGGTAGGTTCTTTAGCCTTCACCTTTTCAGATAGCTTTTGGGCCAGTGCGGTTGAAGCCGAAGTTTATGCCATGGCATCATTATTAATTGCACTATTGTTTTGGCTTGGATTGCGATGGGAACAAGACATGCATACGCCAAAAGGAAATCGTTGGTTACTATTAATATCACTCGTTGTCGGACTTTCTTTTGGGGTTCACTTCATGGCCTTGCTGACTATTCCGTCTATAGGGTTTTTATACTACTTTAAAAACTGGAAAACAGTCACACTTAAAAATTTTATTATGGCCAATATTATTATAGTTGCCATATTATTGTTTATTTTCAAATTATTGTTGCCTTACACGCTGGCTTTCTTCGGAAAAATGGAGATTTTCATGGTGAACAGCATTGGTTTACCGTTTAACTCAGGAACCATCTTTGCCGTATTATTGATTGTTGTTTTTTTCTATTTCGGATTGAAATATACTCGTGAAAAAGGCCATCCTTTTTACAATACCGCTTTGTTGTGTATACTCTTTGTCTTAATCGGCTTTTCTACATGGATGATGTTACCGATTCGTGCCAATGCCAATGTGGTCATTAATGAAAACAAACCTTCAGATGCTGCGGAAGTTTTAGCCTATTACAACAGAGAACAATATGGTGTTAATCCGTTGTTTTACGGACCGCAATACACCGATACTTTTGCCGGTTTGGATGAAGACCAACCTTATTTAGACAAAGCACCCAATTACGAAAGAGATTATAAAACCGGAAAATATGTCATTGTAAACAATTACAAAAATGCCGAACAAAACACCGATGACAATCACAAGGCTGTACTGCCAAGACTTTGGAGTACTGATCATATCGAAAATTACATTCAATTTACCGGCGTTCCTAAATTCACCTTGAATCAAAATTACCCTTATGAGGAAGATTTGGCTCAATATGGTGTCGATTTAGACAGTTTAAGTGAAGAACAAGTGATGCAGGCTGTTGCCCAGTTAAAAGAGGAAATGCAAAAGAATATCAATGAATTTAAATCCGCTTACCAACAAAAACAAATTGACAACGAAGACTATGTGGCCTTCCTGAAAAAATACAGCGATTATTTGGTCGTTGAAAAACCTTCTACTTGGGACAATATCAGTTTTATGATTGAGTACCAATTCGGTTACATGTACGGAAGGTATTTGTTATGGAATTTTGTCGGCAGACAAAACGATATCCAAGGAAGATATGACAACTTAGACGGCAATTGGATTAGCGGTATAAAATTCGTAGACGAAATACACTTAGGCAAAGGCACTCAAGAAAACTTGCCCGACGATGTAAAAAATAACAAAGGAAGAAATGTTTATTACTTCTTACCGTTTATCATCGGTTTAATAGGACTGATGTACCACGCACAAAGAGATTTAAAGAGTTTCTATGTTTTATTAGCGTTGTTTTTATTCACCAGTATTGCGTTAAAAATATTCCTGAACGAAAGACCTTTTGAACCAAGAGAACGAGATTATGCCCTGGTAGGTTCTTTTTATGTTTTTGCCATTTGGCTCGGATTCGGCGTCTATGCCATCTACGAAATTGTATCCGATTATGTTAAATCAAAATTAGTTGGACCAATAATAATTGGCGCATGTCTATTGGCTGCTCCGGTACTGATGGCCAGTCAAAACTGGGATGACCACGACCGTTCTAACCGCTACACAGCAACTGCCATGGCGAAAAATTACCTCAATTCTTGTGACAAGAATGCTATTCTTTTCACTATCGGAGATAATGATACTTTTCCGCTTTGGTATGCCCAAGAAATTGAAGGAGTAAGACCGGACATTAAGATTATCAATACCCAATTATTCATGACCGATTGGAATATTGATCAAGCCAAATTCAAAACCTACGACGCCGAAGGTTTACCGATTTCGTTCAAACACAGCGAATATGTTGGTGATAATTTAGATTATGTTGCCCATATCCCGAAAACAGATGCTCGTTGGGACATCAAAGGCTTTATTGATTTTATAAAAAACCCGGAATCTACCATTGAGTTGCAAAACGGACAAACTATCCATTTTTACCCAACCAATAAAATCAGAATTCCGGTAGATAAAAACACTATCATCAAGAACAATGTAGTCAACCCAAAATACCATGATTCTATTGTTCCGTATATTGATTTAGACATCAAAGGAAGCGCAATGTACAAAAACCGCTTAATGATGTTGGATGTATTGGCCAATAACAATTGGAAACGACCAATTTATTTCACCGGCGGAAGTTTTGGGGACGATGATTATTTGTGGATGAAGGATTACCTTCAATTAGACGGTTTGGTATATAAATTAGTACCGGTTAAAACGACTGTTGACAAAGATAACCCTTATGAAATGGGCCAAATTGATACCGATAAAATGTATAATTTGGTAATGAAATGGGATTGGGGTAATGGCGAAAGCACCAACATCTACCACGACCCGGAAACCCGTAAAAACAGCATCTCTTACCGAACCAATATGGCCAGGTTGATGGAACAATTAATCAATGAAGGTAAAAAAGATAAAGCCAAAAAAGTTTTGGATATGGCTATGACCAAAATGCCAATGGATTATTATGGCTACTATACTATGGTAGAACCATTTGTTGGTGGTTACTACGCTATCGGAGAAAAAGCAAAAGCGCGTCAAATTCTCGAAAAGCTACTCACTAAATACAAACAAAATCTAACTTATTTCGCCGGGATTCAACCTTCTATCCAAAACGGAATCGCTTCTGATATTATCACCGATATTGAACGCTACAGAAGTTTATTGACACTGATGAAAGATCGCGGAGATTTAGAATTTTATAATAAAAACAAACCGGCTTTCAATTCTTTGGCACAACGATTCACCCGTTTCGGAAGAGAATTAGAATAA
- a CDS encoding polysaccharide deacetylase family protein, with translation MSLWVKTNRFIKTVFPKYIWEIPNHEKKVFLTFDDGPIPEVTEWTLAQLKKHNAKATFFCIGHNIQKHPEIFKTVIDDGHSIGNHTFNHLKGWETSLEDYIENTKKCSEIITNCQLNTEHSQLFRPPYGKIKPAQATALRKQGYKIIMWDIISMDFDQTISPEKCLDNVLKNIESGSIIVFHDSVKAWKNLEYALPKTLAFLKEKGFVCEKID, from the coding sequence ATGAGTTTATGGGTCAAAACAAATCGGTTTATCAAGACTGTTTTTCCGAAATATATCTGGGAGATTCCCAATCACGAGAAAAAAGTATTCCTCACTTTTGATGACGGACCGATTCCGGAAGTCACCGAATGGACCTTGGCACAATTAAAAAAACACAACGCCAAAGCCACCTTCTTTTGCATCGGTCATAACATTCAAAAACATCCTGAAATTTTTAAAACAGTAATCGATGATGGTCACTCAATCGGAAACCATACTTTCAATCATTTAAAAGGTTGGGAAACTTCGTTGGAAGATTATATCGAAAACACCAAAAAGTGCTCAGAAATTATAACCAACTGCCAACTAAACACGGAACACTCCCAACTTTTCCGTCCGCCTTACGGCAAAATAAAACCTGCTCAGGCTACAGCTTTAAGAAAACAGGGCTACAAAATAATCATGTGGGATATTATCAGCATGGATTTTGACCAAACCATTTCACCTGAAAAATGTTTGGACAATGTGCTGAAAAATATTGAAAGCGGAAGCATAATCGTATTTCACGATAGCGTCAAAGCTTGGAAAAACCTGGAATACGCTTTACCGAAAACTTTAGCATTCTTAAAAGAAAAAGGATTTGTTTGTGAAAAGATTGATTAG
- a CDS encoding thioredoxin family protein, protein MSKFGELINAQVPVLIDFYTEWNESSVSMHPVIRDVAAALGDKAKVIKIDVDKNQELADALRIKGLPTLMIYKDGQMVWRQSGELDANSIIALVQDQL, encoded by the coding sequence ATGTCAAAATTTGGAGAATTAATCAATGCTCAAGTGCCTGTGTTAATTGACTTTTACACAGAATGGAACGAATCTTCAGTGTCCATGCATCCTGTTATCAGAGATGTTGCAGCTGCGCTTGGTGACAAGGCAAAAGTGATCAAAATTGATGTTGATAAGAATCAAGAGTTGGCCGATGCCTTGCGTATTAAAGGTTTGCCTACCTTGATGATTTACAAAGATGGTCAAATGGTTTGGAGACAATCGGGCGAGTTGGATGCGAATAGCATCATAGCTTTGGTTCAGGACCAACTCTAA